ATTTTGCCTCAAACAaagtagaaaagaaaataaatgtgcCAGTAGAGAAGTTCTGTAACTACTAATAatgatatatttgaaattttgaacatTTCTTTTGTAACAATTTAATACTGAATAGAACCAACTCTATCCACAAGTAgcagattttaaaaaaactgttcAACTATTACTCAAGAAAAACAATGAATATACTCAATAAATTATGTGAGCAAGCAAAAGCTACAAAAGATTATTACCCCACTGCCAATGCAAGCCAGACGTGATTTCCCCAGAAGcacaattgaaaaaagaaaaattagattccataataataatttaaggtTGAATAAGAAACTAATTAATTCCAACAACTACCTCATGAGCCCAAAATGTTCCTTTCCCACCATGGCATAATGATGGCTTGCTACAGCTCAATGATGGCCAATATTGCTCTAAACTATTAGTCAATGTCAATATCTACACGGAAGATGAAACAACAGTGGAAATGGAAAGTTAATGCAATAAAGTTAATAGAAAACACCAAGTTCTAATGGTATCTAAAAGACTAAAAGTAACACTAATACAACCAAATTACAAACGATTAACCACAGAAAAGGTTTAAAATATTGCAgtttcaaaagccaaaaaacaaaaaaaggtctTGGCTTTCTTTAACCAATAGTTAATATTTTCTCATTAATTACCTAGTAAAACTAAAAGGAATAGCTAGAACTTTCCAGTATAACTCTGAAAGGTAATTCAATTTCATTCTTTGCCAAATTTCTATCACTCAAAGCATGAAATCAGCAAATGTCATTTGTCATCAAATGACTTGAAAATTAAGGTTGGGGGAATATACCTCTTTTGGATCGAAACTAGATCCAGAGCAACAGGACGGCCAGGTTCCATCATTATAGTCAGGCCAGAGTCCATCTAACATACATGTAGATATAACCTGTTATTTTTTGCAGGAATCACTATACTCAACACTCCACAAATGAGGAATTAATTCAGAAGTCAGAACAAAGTCAATGCAAGTAGTGAAATTCAAGATGAACAAGCAATAAGTATTCCATGAGGTCTAAATttagaacaagaagaagaagaagaagcaataagTGTTCCACGACGACAACGCGTGTTGAAACTTCATACTCACGTATGGTGAACACTGTTGGAAAATTGGAGCTgcaatcaaaaaaataaacatgtcaGCCTCTCATCAAGTGGTTCACATAAGTAgcataataaaaaagataaaacctTAGATTCAGTTCCTTAGGTACTTTTGGTATTGCTCTCCAATCAGAAATAGAGTTTCACCCAAGGTTAGCATTAAAGATCAACATAGATTACCCAAGTAAAACTCCGACTCTGATTAGATAACAGCACCAAAAAGCAGTTACAGAACTTTAACTAAGTTTTGTCCTAATAAAACTCCATTTCACATGTTAATAGTTACTAGCAACATCATCAACAGCAAAAATGAGAGACTCCAAAATCGATTAAATGTGCACAATACAAAGCAGATTACTGTATTACCCTCTGCAGCAACCGTTGGTGGGGCAGCAACTGCGGGTGCGTTTGCAGTAAGTACCGGGCCATTGCAACGCGAAAGCGAAATAGTCAAACTCTCGTTGACCGTGGAACGACGAGGCGACCGTCGTGGCGCGTGTTGGAGACGTTGTTGCCGCCGCTAGCAACACGAGAAAAGGCAGCACCAGCCACAAAGTCAAAGGAGGCATTGTTGGTTTCCGATGGCGATTTTTGTGTCTGCGAAGGCAATAAATAGAAGAAAGGGAGTTAGTTGGACATgtgcattttaaaataattgcacCAATCTCGAGTTTCGCACGGAACTCCAATCGTGATCTCTGTTGGCATACCAATTAATGCAGGGCATATGCTAAAAcatattcaagaatcaagactcacGCAAAATATCTTCTTatcaaatcataataaaataagtgtctacaaatattatgaaaaattaactaTAGTAGTaatgaatataataaatgtatcattattattattctaatttatatgacaaaaaaattattaaatatgtaataacatgtttaataacaaatatatttatatttcatataatgttatttttaattactttgataataaattttggtCTAGTTTCTCATATGTATAATAGAATTTGGACCTCCttttaaattataggaaaaGGATAAATGGACactaaaaatattactattagACAAGtggtgcaagaaagaaaaataaatataagtattaCAGGATTTATGATATGATAGAAAGAGagatatataaataagaataatatattttcaattgttCACAAGACATAATTTTAACTATTGAATAAAGTAATTTCAATTCAACCTCAATCAAAGTAACTTTACCTCAACCTTAACTAATGAATCTTTAACTCGGTCTCGATCAAGACATTTGAAATTTGGTCACAATTAAAGGATTTTTAACTCAACcataactatattatttttactttgacCTTGGCTAGAGAATCATCacctcatcatcatcttcaactcAACCTTAATTGAAGCATCATTGGCTTGACTTAGGCTAGGACATCTTTTGCTCAAACTTACTTAGAGTATCTTTAATCAATTGGTTTAGAACATATTTGGTTTTACTTTGATTGGAGACATCTTTTAGTCAACCTTAGTTCAGAAATCTTTTGATTAGTCTAGGTTGAGATTTCTTTAGCCCGCATCTTTCAGTCGATATCAATTGATATATCTTTCAATCAAcctctcaaaaaatatttaattgatctCGACTAAGATATATTCAGTTCaacctttatatttttatttcttttgttttttttataaaatcatcacataatttatacttatttataaataatgtacttgattaaacatatttttaaataactgtTTGAGCtaagttatataaataatattattaaattgtgtaaatttatttatgatagtATATATTTGAAATGTTATATTATCATTAGTTATATACTCCTTCTCCCCCTCTcgttaaatataagaaattgttttgaaatgtctttgttttgttttataaaattctttttcaactttttattaCTGCAGTCTAATAACAGGTGTCATGGGTATCAAGTTTatcattcataaattttatattattataatattttttaattatttttagttttttgaaaatatttgttagTAAATATACATATCGATGTGTATAAATATTGatccaatttttaataattttataataatatatcttatataattttaatttataaaatgaggATCTTCGAaaatattagattatttttaccaaaataGCCTTAGTTATTTCGATCCATAAAAATACTACTATTACTATCAAAGAATTGTTTCTATCTTTTTCTTAAAAGGATCAAAGaattaaagattttaattttaaaacttaaaactctACTATTATTCCTATCTCtccatgcattaattatttaggtaaaaaaaattcctcATAATTCAGGTGAAAAGTAattaactagaaaaaaaaacaaactagataaatttaagaataatttaaaaaatattataattctaaataaatttaatgttacagACTATATGTCTAATtagttataaacattttatatCTAGATAAATAACTttcccagaaaaaaaaaacaaactagaTAAATAACTAGCGATATGAGGAATAATAACTTATATAGTAAgactgtattattttttatgtaattattcATTCAATTTGAGGGACATGTTTTTTtccctaaaatttaaatttaatttttgtagtcTCAGAATtctaaaaagttttaaatatgttttcggTACTTTAAAGTTAGagttttttttagtccttcCTTGCAGACCTTTTGGGATTTGAATGCATAatttgtagtgatttttttactgcatttcaCAAAGTGTTTGACAAATTTGAGACTGAAAAAAGCATTTTACaaatttgagagactaaaaaatgtaagttttaatttgaggtattaaaaatgaaagatcccccaaattttgagggaggaaaaatatatttaaaaggattttttaggcttaaaaataaaaaattacaataatgagtctttactatttatttaaaactttttttttaaattttaatttagaaatagtTTTTAAGTAGAAAAAAAGGTTGGACATAATAAGAAATCATTTGCCTCGCTTTAATTTTTGCGCTTCTTCTCTATTATTAAGCGTGTTTGATTTCTCATacctcaaataaacattcaacATGAATTTATCAAGCACATAGCATTGATGCTcaagaaaaacataaacattATAACATGTTTACACTTATAAATGAGCATGTGCaaacaaaaatagaacaaaatcaTTTAGTTATATTTAGGTGTCAATGGGAAGAATTTTAAAGTACTTTTACTTTCAAAgtaatcattttctctttttctttattttatgtcttgaaATTCAATGATGTATATTCTAATTATCAAAAATATGTTCTTCATTTTTCATCCAAACATAATATTAGAGTCTTAAAAAAAGTCGTGTTACAAAAAATGATTCAATAAGGACTAGATTAAATGAATGTGAGTATATTTTTACGTGCTATGGgtgaaaattaatatgaaatgaaGATGCAATTCAACAAGTTTGTTCACACcaagttaatatatatttacattcATTTAAAGTCATTTATGCTCAGGGGTAATTAAAAGCTTTTACACGACAAAATATCCAAGGGACATTCTCCAATAAGGTAACATTTGTTGATCAAAAACTAAAAGGGAAAAATCTTTTTCTTCACAATCCAAACAACTCTAAAGAAGAAGGAGGGAAACATaatcaaaattgaagaaaatggtAACCATACAAAGGAAGAATAAATTAGCATATGATTATACACTAACCAGTTGGTTCACCTTATCCTTGTTAATATGCGTAGCCTGTCTATTATTACCAACTAGGAAATGGGAGCCTAAATGGATTTGAGACCCACCAAACATGTTTGAATTGTTATCAAATGATGAGATTCGCTCTAATCTTTGcattagaattttaaatgctTTGTCTAACGCCATTTCCCTGCTCACTTCCTCTGCAAGCTCTCGTTGTTGTGTCAATCCCATCTCGCGgacaattatttatttcttgatCTCTTTTTCCTTCAGCATTGTTCGACACTACCATTGGAAAGAGAGTAGTGAATAAAATGAACTCATGTAAcaaaacttttgatttttttaaactaaaaagatGGGTATATATCTTGAAAGGAACATGAAGAAGCAAGCATTACCTCATATTGGACATCTAGAAATGTAAGTGGCAACAGAAAGAGGGTGCAACAATGACAATGTTGTTCCCTCCATGACAAAGTTTGGAATGTGAAACAAAGGGAAAGAcgttaagaaagaaaatcaagtACCTATAAAATCAGAGATAATGTGGGTGTGCAGTGTGTTGAGTTTGAATGAAAGATTAAATAATGTTTGTatgcaattttaatttcaattttaattttcacacTATTTTGATAAAGTTTgactaaaaaatcatttattataaataattatttaatatggtgAAAGTTTTACTATGTCAACATATTATCAAAGGAAGATGAGACATTTAAAATTAGTCAACGTATTTTATTAGAAAGACATAAATTGATTAGTTTTATAATGTTGAAAAGCatctattgaaataaaaataagaatgtattggtaaaatattaaatataatgtttttaatgaaaaaattagttttattctTTGACTATTgtttttaaagatattaataaacaaaatcattaataaagtttaaatatatagtaaagagaaaagtaaaattaaaaagtgagactttattcatcatttgattgaattaaagtaattttaaatataatttgcttaaatttaatttggatatatctttaatttttttgtctacacacttttttacattaaataatttaaatttaaaaataatttatcatttaaaaatcataaaatctattcaaatttttttacttatttttttattttctaattaaatataaaggtgataaaattattttactttttttaatggttgtccatttaatttttcattctatGGTTGTATGCAATTTCACTTTCCTTTTTCCATTGACCAATTTCAAATGTCTTATTTAAGAATTGTTAATAtgtaaaacacacacacaaaatgaagcataaataagttgaaaaaaaatattacattacaatatataatatttaaaatattacacaTTTTCAATATTACATAATGCATTACAATATTTCAAATATAAGTGTAAATACTTTTATtagtattataatattttaaatatgacaaCAATCAAGGTGAGACAATTtctataaaagattaaatataaatgtttGAAGACTTTTTAATGATTGAAGTTAATTAGTGCTAAATAGTTTAATGttgaatataaaatacattaattaatgCAATAGTGAAGACTTTTCGAagaatcatttaatttaataataaattgtagATTGTTAAAAAGTCTTCCATTTAACCAACACATTCAGTAATTGTTGAAAATAAATTGTACTGTactaattacaataataaagtCTTTTCAATGactaattaaacaataaaatttagattAGGAAAGAGTCTTCAAAACAtactaattttgtttatattttattttaaacaataaacatataataaatgttgtttttattttaaattttttattttaaacaataaaaatatttataattatattcttttaaacaataaaatgaggatcttttatttttattttttattttaaacaagaattattttcttaaacgaTACActtaaagaatatttattttattttattttaaacaattaaaatatttttttattagtcacctaatattattttttataaaaattaaaattcataattataataaatgaatccacatattcaaatttttttatttataaaatattatttcaccTTGATATATTGCTTAATGTTTAAGCGTTTAAAGTACCATTGGCGTTGGCACCAAATCTTGAATTCTACACTTGTTGTCActgttgtatatatataaagaagttTTAAGCATGTAATATTTATAGAGTATAcacatttaataaattaataaagtgGATAACTCATAATTATAAAAAGctatcataaaattaatatagcTAGTATTTTTACTTGTGAGTTACATAGAAgaaatatctatttttatagaattaaaatttataataaataaatatttataggtataagttatattataattaaaaattataatttatatataattgtcaGCCgtgatagttttaaaataaaaattctaaaaattaaaaattaaaaatcaaatttaatcactaaaaataaaaaattaccaaTTTATCATAAGAAtaactaaacaaatattttttaaatttaaggactaaaaaaattaatttaaattttcaaaactaataaaaccaagatttaaaagattaaaatagtaattaaaccTTTTTAAAAATCACTCTTTTTAATCTTTCCATGATAAATAGGCAATTTGAGATAGTTTATcggaatttgatttttaattttttattactagaattttttattttaaaacgatcaaaaaaatttaatttattaaaggaaacactaaaaaaatataattttcaaaaattagaaactaaaaacaaaaaatataaattttttttttacaaaaacaaatttaaatttcaagaattaaaaaaaacataaccccgagtataaaactaaaacagtaacctaaaaaaaatgatcggtgaatgtttttttctttctttctttcttttcaagaCTAAAAGTGGGGGTTAATTTTACTTGTTCCCTCTTTCTCCATTACACAGACTTAGAGTTCGTGGTGGTGACTCTGatttgagaagaagaagaagaagaaaggatgTTGCGAAGTCGATTCTTATGGTTCACGTTCGGATTCGCATCCACATACGCTGTGCTTTCCCAAGTTGTTTTGAAGGACCTCATGCTTGAGCGTCACGCGCTCACTTCTCACATGGAACGCGATTTTCGCATTCTCGAAGCCAGACTCTCCAACATCGAAGAATCCTCTTCTTCTGTTCCGCTCCCGATCGATCAGGTAATCGTAATTGCACGCTGTTCTATTATTCTTATGAAGAAATTTCGCATTTTAGGGTTTGCAATTCGTGGTTGATGCATAATCATATTCATGGTGGAAACAATTTGCATATTTATAAGATTCTGCGTATTTAGTGTATGTTTGGATGGacgtttttattttgaatggaattgattttggttaaaattaattttgaagtgatttggtttatgtttggatgttttattataaaatcaagttaGGAGTAAAATTCAGTATCGAATTTTGGATCCAACGCAAAAGCTACTAAAAGTTGTTTCAACTCATAATCAATTATGAATTTTTCTCTAACGGGAAATCAAACATGGGAAAATatatccaaaatcaattttggacTCGGAATCAATTCCCCAATGCCAATCCAAACGCGCACTTAAACCAATCAATTGACTTGTATTCGTAACTAGACTGACTGGTTGCATCTGTTTGTGAGGTTGTG
This region of Glycine max cultivar Williams 82 chromosome 7, Glycine_max_v4.0, whole genome shotgun sequence genomic DNA includes:
- the LOC100815624 gene encoding ribonuclease 2, with product MPPLTLWLVLPFLVLLAAATTSPTRATTVASSFHGQREFDYFAFALQWPGTYCKRTRSCCPTNGCCRGSNFPTVFTIHGLWPDYNDGTWPSCCSGSSFDPKEILTLTNSLEQYWPSLSCSKPSLCHGGKGTFWAHEWEKHGTCSYPVFRNEYDYFVAVLNLYFKYNVTSVLNDAGYVPSNTEKYPLGGIISAIENAFHASPQIVCSKDSVEELRLCFYKDFQPRDCALGSDIKINMVTSKKSCPKYVSLPEPVSVSKTGTMDFKVGAMMM
- the LOC100500194 gene encoding uncharacterized protein, whose amino-acid sequence is MLRSRFLWFTFGFASTYAVLSQVVLKDLMLERHALTSHMERDFRILEARLSNIEESSSSVPLPIDQVEGVSGPAK